The following coding sequences lie in one Rutidosis leptorrhynchoides isolate AG116_Rl617_1_P2 chromosome 4, CSIRO_AGI_Rlap_v1, whole genome shotgun sequence genomic window:
- the LOC139843469 gene encoding endonuclease 4-like produces MSGFKLWWIKGTFAVLLLLIPGSLGWGKEGHYATCKIAQLFLSEEALKVVKELLPETAEGDLASYCSWADNIKWMNKWRWTSELHYVDTPDFRCNYNYCRDCHDSSGVKDRCVTGAIYNYTEQLVTYNASNSASQYNLTEALMFLSHYIGDVHQPLHVSFTSDEGGNTITVRWYKRKTNLHHVWDSDIIESAMKEFYDKDIDVMISAIEKNITDTWSNDISSWANCTSGEEVCPDPWASESIKCSCNYAYRNATPGSTLGDEYFLSRLPIVEMRLAQGGVRLAATLNRIFDPYSSILQKFAYSGNFIQLTSHTI; encoded by the exons ATGAGTGGTTTCAAGTTGTGGTGGATCAAAGGAACATTTGCCGTCTTATTGCTATTAATTCCTGGAAGTTTAGGATGGGGTAAAGAAGGACACTATGCTACTTGTAAAATTGCTCAG TTGTTTCTTAGTGAAGAGGCTTTAAAGGTGGTGAAAGAATTGCTCCCAGAAACCGCTGAAGGTGATTTAGCTTCGTACTGTTCATGGGCTGATAATATTAAGTGGATGAACAAGTGGCGCTGGACCAGTGAGTTACACTATGTGGATACCCCTGATTTCAGGTGTAATTACAATTACTGCA GGGACTGTCATGACTCATCTGGAGTGAAAGATAGGTGCGTTACTGGAGCAATTTACAATTACACGGAGCAACTTGTCACGTATAATGCCTCTAATTCAGCTTCTCAAT ACAACCTGACTGAAGCCCTTATGTTCCTGTCTCATTATATTGGGGACGTGCATCAG CCTCTGCATGTTAGCTTTACTTCCGATGAAGGTGGAAACACGATAACAGTACGGTGGTACAAGAGGAAGACCAATTTGCACCAT gtaTGGGATAGTGATATAATAGAATCTGCCATGAAGGAATTCTATGACAAagatattgatgtaatgatatcaGCAATTGAGAAGAATATTACA GATACTTGGAGCAATGACATCTCGTCTTGGGCAAATTGTACATCCGGTGAAGAAGTTTGTCCGGACCC GTGGGCTTCTGAAAGCATCAAGTGTTCATGCAATTACGCTTACAGAAATGCTACACCAGGAAGCACTTTAGGAG ACGAGTATTTCCTCTCGCGTCTCCCAATTGTAGAGATGAGGCTTGCTCAAGGTGGGGTCCGTTTGGCTGCAACACTTAACCGAATCTTCGATCCATACTCTTCCATCTTACAGAAATTTGCATATTCTGGGAACTTCATCCAACTAACGTCTCACACGATTTAA